From Miscanthus floridulus cultivar M001 chromosome 15, ASM1932011v1, whole genome shotgun sequence, the proteins below share one genomic window:
- the LOC136509385 gene encoding pumilio homolog 11-like — MDEVPGNQDNQPFLGNITGAMFADHGEQSAGCSSLEAEWVPMSERSPARNGLGTIDNANLFDDQSLASAFENMSLSFTGSAADSSANSGNVGSRDGLRFADCLFTSADNPTNLPLQPAFGQDEFVPSYLMVNNAGHMKPNFGAQNPPMYTGMHGTDNAFVARTNLPQALPFQQHLLIDRHPQTYAPYYQQQMDSKFKRHDIDVERNFIMQPQYSYQQIPQAADVHWISSNQYGVINSSTKYAAAPHLRVPTVRHLGHGSPDIYWNGAIIPNGSNRRSLTRVNNCPCTSYPDCLCETCEYCQIQLSEKLKHSFGLRHSPKGLLEDCIYDKVKSSPSSLDSEVAMKSAQLNCNSVDEVVGELYHLAKDQNGCRFLQRIFTEGSQEDAQKVFDGVIEHIDELMVDPFGNYLIQKLLEQCNDNQKTHILYEITKIPGQLVKVACNMHGTRVVQKVIETVSTSDEVSMVVSALSHGAITLMMDANGSHVAHRCLQKLSPECKAFLLNAATKYCVELAKDRQGCCIIQKCIIHANKEQKNKLLYSITTRALDLAEHQYGNYVIQFILDLKVTWATNEILDKLEGSYGYLSMQKCSSNVVEKCLKEAREPKRAKIILELINDPKLQNILLDQYGNYVIQTAFRECEGAEVEAALVRAIKPHVGALRNNMFGKRILSKTCLKSRKL, encoded by the exons ATGGACGAAGTGCCGGGTAATCAGGACAATCAGCCATTTCTTGGCAACATCACTGGAGCCATGTTTGCAGATCATGGGGAACAATCTGCAGGGTGTTCTTCTCTTGAGGCAGAGTGGGTTCCTATGAGTGAAAGAAGCCCTGCTCGGAATGGTCTGGGTACCATTGACAATGCCAATTTATTTGATGATCAGTCATTGGCATCTGCATTTGAGAACATGAGCTTGAGCTTCACTGGCAGTGCTGCTGACTCTTCTGCTAACTCTGGCAATGTTGGATCCAGGGATGGGCTCCGTTTTGCAGACTGTTTGTTTACATCAGCTGACAACCCAACAAATCTGCCACTTCAGCCAGCATTTGGTCAGGATGAGTTTGTGCCTTCATATTTGATGGTCAACAATGCTGGACACATGAAACCAAATTTTGGTGCACAAAATCCTCCAATGTACACAGGGATGCATGGCACAGATAATGCTTTTGTGGCTAGAACCAATTTACCACAAGCTTTGCCTTTCCAGCAACATCTCCTTATCGATAGGCACCCACAAACATATGCCCCTTATTATCAGCAGCAGATGGACTCTAAATTCAAGCGGCATGATATTGATGTCGAGAGGAATTTTATCATGCAGCCACAGTATTCTTATCAGCAAATTCCACAGGCTGCTGATGTTCATTGGATCAGTAGCAATCAATATGGTGTTATCAACTCATCAACCAAGTATGCAGCTGCACCTCACCTTAGAGTGCCCACTGTTCGTCATCTGGGACATGGCAGTCCTGATATCTACTGGAATGGTGCTATAATTCCTAATGGAAGTAACCGACGGAGTTTGACACGTGTGAATAATTGTCCTTGTACAAGTTATCCTGATTGCTTATGTGAAACCTGTGAATACTGTCAGATTCAGCTATCTGAAAAGCTCAAACATTCATTTGGGCTCAGGCATTCACCCAAAGGTTTATTAGAAGATTGCATCTATGATAAAGTGAAAAGTTCACCGTCATCCTTGGATTCTGAGGTGGCCATGAAATCTGCCCAACTGAACTGTAATTCAGTTGATGAAGTTgttggagaattgtaccacttgGCGAAGGATCAGAATGGCTGCCGTTTCCTCCAAAGGATATTTACAGAAGGTTCTCAAGAGGATGCCCAAAAGGTTTTTGATGGTGTAATTGAGCATATCGATGAACTTATGGTTGATCCATTTGGAAATTACTTGATACAAAAACTACTTGAGCAGTGCAATGATAATCAAAAGACGCATATACTTTATGAAATAACCAAAATACCTGGCCAGCTAGTCAAAGTTGCATGCAACATGCATGG GACACGTGTGGTGCAAAAGGTGATAGAAACTGTTAGTACCTCAGATGAAGTTTCCATGGTAGTATCTGCTCTGAGCCACGGTGCCATTACTCTGATGATGGATGCCAATGGCAGTCACGTTGCACACCGTTGCTTGCAGAAGCTGTCACCTGAGTGCAAAGCA TTCCTTCTCAATGCGGCCACAAAATATTGCGTTGAGCTAGCAAAGGATCGGCAAGGTTGTTGTATCATCCAGAAATGTATTATTCATGCCAATAAGGAGCAGAAGAACAAGTTGTTGTACAGTATCACAACTCGGGCTCTCGATCTCGCAGAACACCAGTATGG GAACTATGTAATACAGTTCATACTCGACCTCAAGGTTACTTGGGCGACGAATGAAATTCTGGACAAGCTTgagggtagctatggatatctgTCGATGCAAAAGTGCAGCAGCAACGTGGTTGAGAAATGCCTGAAAGAAGCTCGGGAGCCAAAGCGTGCAAAGATCATCCTTGAGCTTATCAATGACCCCAAGCTGCAGAATATCTTGCTTGATCAGTATGGGAATTATGTGATCCAAACAGCATTCCGGGAGTGCGAG GGTGCTGAGGTTGAGGCTGCATTGGTCCGAGCCATCAAGCCACACGTCGGCGCTCTTCGAAACAACATGTTTGGGAAGAGAATTCTGTCGAAAACCTGCCTGAAGAGCAGGAAGCTCTAA